DNA from Parageobacillus thermoglucosidasius:
ATTAAACATGTCGTCGGGGTTGCGAAAGCGTACACGACTCGCGTTGGCGACGGCCCGTTTCCAACTGAATTGCATGATGAAATCGGCGACCGCATCCGTGAAGTCGGCCGCGAATATGGAACAACGACGGGACGTCCGCGCCGCGTCGGTTGGTTCGACAGCGTCGTTGTTCGCCATGCTCGCCGGGTTAGCGGCATCACAGATTTATCGTTAAATTCGATCGATGTCCTTACTGGCATTGAAACATTAAAAATTTGTGTTGCTTATCGTTATAAAGGGAAAGTGCTTGAAGAGTTTCCGGCAAGTTTAAAAGTGCTGGCAGAATGTGAGCCGATTTACGAAGAGCTGCCAGGATGGTCAGAAGATATTACCGGTGTTAAGAGCTTGGATGAACTGCCGGCTAACGCCCGCCATTATGTGGAACGCATTTCGCAATTAACGGGCATTCCATTATCGATTTTCTCTGTCGGTCCAGACCGTTCGCAAACAAACGTTGTTCGCAGCGTATATGCGTAAAATAGCGTAAATAGTATAATAAAAGCGTAGATGCAGCGATGTATCTATGCTTTTCTTTTTGTTTCGCCTCCAATTGGCAAACGGTAATGAGTGAATTCATTTCAATAACATGATAAATTAATAATGTACTTATTTTCGATTCCATCGCAAAGGAAGGATGTGAAACAGGATGGAAAAACGAATTCTTGTTGTTGACGACGAGAAGCCAATTGCAGATATTTTGCAATTTAATTTACAAAAAGAAGGATATGAAGTGATTTGCGCTTATGATGGGGAGGAAGCGTTGCAAAAGGTCGAGGAAGTAATGCCGGATCTTATTTTGCTCGATATTATGCTTCCGCAAAAAGATGGAATGGAAGTCTGCCGCGAAGTCCGGAAAAAATACGATATGCCGATTATTATATTAACGGCGAAAGATTCTGAAATTGACAAAGTGCTCGGTTTAGAATTAGGGGCAGACGACTATGTCACAAAGCCGTTCAGCACGAGAGAATTGCTGGCGCGGGTGAGAGCGAATTTGCGCCGCCATTCGCAAACGGTTGCCCAAGAAGGAACGAACGATACGAATGAGATTATCATTGGTTCTCTTGTCATCCGCCCTGATGCATACATCGTTTCCAAGCGCGGAGAAACGATCGAATTGACGCATCGTGAGTTTGAATTGCTTCATTATTTGGCGAAGCATATCGGACAAGTAATGACAAGGGAGCACCTGCTGCAAACGGTATGGGGATACGATTATTACGGCGACGTCCGCACGGTGGACGTGACGGTGCGCCGGCTTCGTGAAAAAATTGAAGATAATCCATCGCATCCTTCATGGATCGTCACACGGCGGGGAGTCGGATATTATTTGCGCAACCCAGAACAGGAGTAACGAAGGCATATGAAAAAAGTAGGTCCGTTTCGTTCGATTCACTTCAAATTTGTTGCTATGTACGTTTTGCTTATTCTTGTGGCGATGCAAATCATCGGCGTCTATTTTGTTAGAAAGCTGGAAACAGAGTTAGTGCAAAGTTTTAAAAACTCGCTGAATGAACGGGTGACGCTGTTAGTGTATAACGTGGAGCAAGCGATGAATCGAGAGAGGGATTCGAAAAGTCCGACGCTAGAAGAAGATATCCGCTCCCTCCTTCATGATTTTGTTTCCCAAGATATTTCCGAAGTCCGCGTCATTGATAATAAAAGCAAAGTGCTGGCGACTTCCAACCCTTACATGCAAAACATCGTTGGGAAGCGAACGACCGAAATATATGTGAAGCGGTCGCTCGTGACCGGAGAAATTGTCGATCAAATGCTTCTTGATCGGAAAACAGGGCACCGTATGTATATTTCTTCCACGCCGATTAAGTCGAGAGGGGAAATAAAAGGCGTTGTTTACGTCATCGCTTCGATGGAAAACGTGTTCTCACAAATGAAGCAAATAAATACGATTTTAGCGACGGGAACGGGGATTGCCCTCGCTATTACAGCAGTGCTTGGGATTCTTTTGTCACGCACGATTACTCGGCCGATTTCAGACATGAGAAGACAAGCGTTGGCGATGACAAAAGGTGATTTCTCCCGCAAAGTAAAAATTTATGGCTATGATGAAATTGGGCAATTAGCGATGACGTTTAACAATTTAACGAAAAAATTGCAAGAAGCCCAAGCGACGACAGAAGGGGAACGGCGCAAGCTTGAATCCGTGTTAACCCATATGACGGACGGAGTGATTGCCACGGACCGCCGCGGCAGAATCATACTGATTAACGATGCCGCCTTGAATATTTTGAATGTTTCACGTGAAACAGTGCTGTCGAGCTCGATTATCGATGTGCTTGGAATCGGTGATCAATATACGTTTGAAACATTGCTGGAAGAGCAGGATTCGCTCATTTTAGATTTTAGCACAGATGAGGAGCTATATATTTTGCGGGCATCGCTTTCCGTGATTCAAAAAGAAACGGGATTCGTTAACGGATTGATCGTCGTATTGCATGACATTACGGAGCAAGAAAAAATCGACCGCGAACGGCGGGAATTTGTCGCGAATGTTTCACATGAGCTCCGCACTCCGTTAACGACAATGAAAAGTTATTTAGAAGCGCTCGCGGAAGGAGCTTGGCAAGATAAAGCGATTGCTCCGCGGTTTATCGAAGTAATACAAACAGAGACAGAACGAATGATCCGCTTAGTCAATGACTTATTGCAACTCTCTAAACTGGACAGTAAAGATTACAAGCTAAATAAATCATGGGTAAATTTTTCGGAGTACTTTCATAAAGTGATTGATCGTTTTGAGCTGACAAAAAGCGAAAATATTACGTTTGTGCGCAAAATCCCGAAAGAAGCGATTTTTATTGAAATCGATGAAGATAAAATTACGCAAGTGTTGGATAATATTATTTCCAATGCCATCAAATATTCCCCGCAAGGCGGAAAAATTACGTTTCGTGTTCGAGAGCTTGCCGATGAAATTATCGTCAGCGTCAGCGACGAAGGAGTCGGGATTCCTAAGGCGGATCTCGCCAAAGTGTTTGAACGGTTTTATCGCGTCGATAAAGCAAGATCACGCAAACTCGGCGGCACGGGGCTAGGGCTGGCAATTGCGAAAGAAGTGGTGATCGCTCATGGAGGAACGATTTGGGCGGAAAGTAAAGAGCACAAAGGAACAACGATTTTCTTTACTTTGCCGTTGGAAAGAGATCAAAAGGATGACTGGTACGATGTATGAAGCAGTGAAAACAATCGTGTTGACATTGTTGATCTTAGTGAGCATTGTTTTAACGTTTGGGTTATGGACATACCATCCAAAATACGATGTCCTGCAAAACCTGCAAAATGACGAGTATATCCAGCATGTTTCCGTCAGCAACACGCAAGTAGATACAGCGATGATTGTTCAACCTTCGCAGCTGTTGTTTCATAAAAACCGCGCGCATTATGGAATTGTGGATGAGGAGAAAGTAAACCAACTTTTAAAAGAAATAAAAAAATGGAGCATTGATGATTTCGAAAATATTTCCGATACGATCCCGAGAGGAAAATTTTTATCATTTTTGCACGAAAAAGAGAGACTGGAGCTTGTGTATCCTGACAACATTCCGATTGACGTTTATCGTTCTATTTTTCAAATTGAAGATAAAGGGGTTAAAAACATTAGTTTTGACCGTATTATTATTCCGTTAGGAAGCAAGGACGAAATCCCCGTTTATTTTATTTTGACGGAAAAACAAAAAGTATATAGGGCGATTGCCACTGATGTATCGCTTTCCGAAATTAACAAATTAAACAGGGAATTGGAAAAATATCCGCGTTATTTCCCTTATGTGATTAATGAAACAAAGCAAATTTTTTTGCCGGAAAAAAGGGTTACGATGAGCCGGCTGCAATATTATACGGACGAGCTTGATCCGGATAAGTTTAAAGAAGCGTTGTTTAGCGACCCTAGTTTTGTGAAAAAAGATTTGATTGCATTTGGCGAGGAATATACGGATGGCTCGCGATTGATGAGCATCGATTTTTTACAGCGGATCTTGTTATATGTAAACCCGGCGGCGCAAACAGCGAACCGTAACGAGGATCAAGAAGACGATAATTTAATTCAAAAGAGCATCGACTTTGTCAATGAACATGGTGGCTGGACCGATATGTACCACTTTTCAAGATGGAATGAAGAAGAGCGGAAAGTCGTGTTCCGTCTGATGGTGAACAATCATCCCGTGTTTAATGAATATGGCATGTCTGAAATAGTGCAAATATGGGGAAGCAGTGATCTCGTGAAATATCAGCGCCCTTTATTTCGCTTGGAAATTCCTGATCGTGTGAATGTGCCAAGAACGTTATTGTCCGGCCATGAAGTGATTGAAGAATTGGAAAAAATGAAGGGGATGAAAAAAGAGCTAATAAAAGATATTGCGGTAGGGTATGAACTGATAAAAGATCCGGAACGAGACAAAATGATTATTTTAGAGCCAGCATGGTTTTATTTGTATGATCAAACGTGGAAAAAGGTGCCGTCAGACAAGCAGGACGTGGAAAAAAGAGGAGGGAACGTAAGTGGATTGGAGTAAAACGAAAACGATTTTTATTATTGCGTTCCTTATCCTCGACTGTTTTTTAGGATATCAGTTTATGGAAAAGCGAAATAACAGCCAGCTTGACGTTATTTTGGAAACGACGATCGAAGAACAATTGGAGGCAAACGGCATCAATTATGTAGAGCTGCCAAAGGAAATAACGAAAGCCACCTATGTCAGCGGGGAAAGCAAAAAGTTTACTGATGCAGAAATAAAAAAATTATCTGGACAAAAAGTGACGGTAAACGATAAAACCGTTTTGAAAGGAACGTTTATGCATCCGATATCGTTAAATTTTAAAGATCCGTATCGGTTTCAAGAATTTTTACAGCGGCATATTATCGATGGAAAAAAGTACACATTTTGGTCGTTTGACGAAAAGTCCAATACCATTGTTTGCTACCAAACGTACGGCGGAAAAGTCATTTACAACAATGAAAGCAGCAAGTTGTTGATACATTTAAATGAAAAAAGTGAAGCGGTATCGTATGAACAAACGATGTTAGACGATTTACAGAAATATGAAAGAAAACAAGACATCGTTCCGGCGATTAAGGCGATTGAAACATTGTATAAAAAAGGGTATTTACAGCCCGGCGACAGCGTCACATCTGTTGAGCTGGGATATTACGGCCTTGTTCAGTTCACCGCTTCCCAAGTATTGACGCCAACGTGGCACATTGTCATTAATGGAAAAGAAGACTATTTTGTGAATGCGTTTGAAGGGCAAGTCATTAATGATGAAGGGAAAATTTTGGAGTGAGAAAAATGGGGATGCAATTTAGTGTTTTAGCAAGCGGTAGTACGGGAAACGCGTTTTATATAGAAACAGAGCAACATCGGCTGCTTGTCGATGCGGGATTGAGCGGAAAGCAATTAGAACAATTATTCGCGCAAATTGATCGCGATTTGCGCGAATTGACGGCCATTTTAGTAACGCATGAACATAGCGATCATATTAAAGGATTAGGGGTTATTGCCCGGAAATATCAATTGCCTATTTACGCAAATGAAAAAACATGGAAGGCGATGGAAGGGCTTATTGGTGATATTCCCACCGAACAAAAGTTTATTTTTCCGTTAGGCACAGTGCGTTCGTTTGGCGATCTTGAGGTAGAATCGTTCGGTGTCTCACACGATGCGGCAGAGCCGATGTTTTTCGTTTTTCATCATGAAGGAAAAAAACTCGCGCTCATTACGGATACAGGTTATGTGAGCGATCGGATGAAAGGAATTATTAAAAATGCGGATGTATTTATTTTTGAAAGCAATCATGATGTGGAAATGCTGCGAATGGGACGGTATCCGTGGAACGTCAAGCGCCGCATTTTAAGCGATGTCGGCCATGTCTCTAACGAAGAGGCGGGACTTGCGCTGGCGGATGTGATCGGAGACCGCACGAAGCGGATTTATTTGGCGCATTTAAGCCAAGACAATAACATAAAGGAACTGGCGCGAATGACCGTGGCGCAAACGTTGGAGAACAGGGGATTGGCGGTCGGAGAACAGTTTGCTTTATATGATACCGACCCGAAAATAGCAACAAAACTTGTGTATGTATGACTTCTGTTTTGGCAAAAATAAGTAAATATGTTTGGTGCAAGCACGCGTTTATGTGAATAATGGATTTTTCCATCTTGAAAAGAGTATAATGGGGAATAGGTATGCCTTCTGTTTGAACAATGATCGTTGCTGAAAGGGTTGATGCGCATGGGATATTACGATGATCATTATGGACAGTACCGTCAGGGACAAAAAAACCGGCGCGGCTGGTTTTTGTCCGCATTCGTTGGTGCCATTTTAGGAGCATTGTTAGTGTTAATTTCCATTCCAGCTCTTTCAGACATACTTCCTTATGATATCGCAAGTGAAAACGGGCAAGTGCAAAATGGAGAAACAAAAACAGCACCGACGGTACAACAAAACGTTTCGGTCGATGTGACGAGCCAATTGACAAAAGCGATTGATAAAGTATCCGATGCGGTTGTCGGCGTTGTCAATATTCAAGAAGCGAATTTTTGGTCGCAAAGCAGTGCAGAGGGGACCGGATCGGGTGTCATCTACAAAAAGGAAAATGGAAAGGCGTTTGTTGTGACAAACCATCATGTAGTCGAAAACGCCAGCCAATTGGAAATCAGTTTAAAAGATGGGACGAGAGTGCCGGCGAAGCTGTTGGGAAGCGATATATTAATGGATTTGGCGGTGTTGGAAATTGATGCAAAGCATGTCAAAAAAGTGGCCGAATTTGGCAATTCCGACACCGTTAAGCTGGGGGAACCTGTTATTGCGATCGGAAATCCGCTTGGACTGCAATTCGCTGGTTCTGTTACGCAAGGAATTATATCAGGAACGAACCGGACGGTAGAAGTGGACTTAGACCAAGATGGCACTCCTGATTGGAATGCGGAAGTATTGCAAACGGATGCTGCTATTAACCCGGGTAACAGCGGCGGAGCCCTTGTCAATATCGAAGGGCAAGTGATCGGGATTAACTCGATGAAAATCGCGCAAGAAGAAGTGGAAGGCATCGGTTTTTCGATCCCAATCAACTCCGCCATTCCGGTTATTTCTGATTTAGAAAAATATGGACAAGTGCGCCGCCCGTATATGGGGGTAGAACTTCGTTCGTTAAGTGACATTTCTTCTTATCATTTGCAAGCGACGTTGCATTTGCCAAAGGATGTGACAGAAGGTGTGGCTATCATTCAAGTGGTGCCGATGTCTCCGGCGGCGCGAGCTGGGTTAAAGCAATTTGATGTGATTGTTGCGCTGGATGGTCAAAAGGTTCGTGACGTTTTAGATTTAAGAAAATATTTGTACACGAAAAAATCCATTGGCGATAAAATGAAAGTGACATTTTATCGTGATGGTAAAAAACATACAGTTACAATGGAATTGGAGAGGGAATCATTTTAACAAGGAGCGCTCATATTCGCTCCTTCTTCTTTTTCCACAAGTGGATAAAGAGGGGGATAAGCACATGTTTATTTGCTGTGAAGAACATATCGACATAGCGATTGACATGTATGTGGATAAAATGGAGAAAGCGCCAAATATTTCGCTTATTTCTGTGGATAAGTATGAGAAATTGTGCGATTTTTGCGCAAATAAAGCCGTATATATAGTAGGGAACTAATGTTTTTACACAATATGTGGATATGTATTGTGTATATGTGGATAAATGTTGTGGATAACATGTTCGTAAGGTGGGGATGAATTGTGCATATTCATATTATTTCTGTTGGTAAATTGAAAGAAAGATACTTGGCAGAAGGAATTGCCGAATATACGAAGCGGTTGTCCAGCTATGCGAAAGTTGGCATAATCGAAGTCCCTGAT
Protein-coding regions in this window:
- a CDS encoding YycH family regulatory protein — translated: MYEAVKTIVLTLLILVSIVLTFGLWTYHPKYDVLQNLQNDEYIQHVSVSNTQVDTAMIVQPSQLLFHKNRAHYGIVDEEKVNQLLKEIKKWSIDDFENISDTIPRGKFLSFLHEKERLELVYPDNIPIDVYRSIFQIEDKGVKNISFDRIIIPLGSKDEIPVYFILTEKQKVYRAIATDVSLSEINKLNRELEKYPRYFPYVINETKQIFLPEKRVTMSRLQYYTDELDPDKFKEALFSDPSFVKKDLIAFGEEYTDGSRLMSIDFLQRILLYVNPAAQTANRNEDQEDDNLIQKSIDFVNEHGGWTDMYHFSRWNEEERKVVFRLMVNNHPVFNEYGMSEIVQIWGSSDLVKYQRPLFRLEIPDRVNVPRTLLSGHEVIEELEKMKGMKKELIKDIAVGYELIKDPERDKMIILEPAWFYLYDQTWKKVPSDKQDVEKRGGNVSGLE
- a CDS encoding two-component system regulatory protein YycI, giving the protein MDWSKTKTIFIIAFLILDCFLGYQFMEKRNNSQLDVILETTIEEQLEANGINYVELPKEITKATYVSGESKKFTDAEIKKLSGQKVTVNDKTVLKGTFMHPISLNFKDPYRFQEFLQRHIIDGKKYTFWSFDEKSNTIVCYQTYGGKVIYNNESSKLLIHLNEKSEAVSYEQTMLDDLQKYERKQDIVPAIKAIETLYKKGYLQPGDSVTSVELGYYGLVQFTASQVLTPTWHIVINGKEDYFVNAFEGQVINDEGKILE
- the walK gene encoding cell wall metabolism sensor histidine kinase WalK, encoding MKKVGPFRSIHFKFVAMYVLLILVAMQIIGVYFVRKLETELVQSFKNSLNERVTLLVYNVEQAMNRERDSKSPTLEEDIRSLLHDFVSQDISEVRVIDNKSKVLATSNPYMQNIVGKRTTEIYVKRSLVTGEIVDQMLLDRKTGHRMYISSTPIKSRGEIKGVVYVIASMENVFSQMKQINTILATGTGIALAITAVLGILLSRTITRPISDMRRQALAMTKGDFSRKVKIYGYDEIGQLAMTFNNLTKKLQEAQATTEGERRKLESVLTHMTDGVIATDRRGRIILINDAALNILNVSRETVLSSSIIDVLGIGDQYTFETLLEEQDSLILDFSTDEELYILRASLSVIQKETGFVNGLIVVLHDITEQEKIDRERREFVANVSHELRTPLTTMKSYLEALAEGAWQDKAIAPRFIEVIQTETERMIRLVNDLLQLSKLDSKDYKLNKSWVNFSEYFHKVIDRFELTKSENITFVRKIPKEAIFIEIDEDKITQVLDNIISNAIKYSPQGGKITFRVRELADEIIVSVSDEGVGIPKADLAKVFERFYRVDKARSRKLGGTGLGLAIAKEVVIAHGGTIWAESKEHKGTTIFFTLPLERDQKDDWYDV
- a CDS encoding CxxH/CxxC protein, with protein sequence MFICCEEHIDIAIDMYVDKMEKAPNISLISVDKYEKLCDFCANKAVYIVGN
- a CDS encoding MBL fold metallo-hydrolase, translated to MGMQFSVLASGSTGNAFYIETEQHRLLVDAGLSGKQLEQLFAQIDRDLRELTAILVTHEHSDHIKGLGVIARKYQLPIYANEKTWKAMEGLIGDIPTEQKFIFPLGTVRSFGDLEVESFGVSHDAAEPMFFVFHHEGKKLALITDTGYVSDRMKGIIKNADVFIFESNHDVEMLRMGRYPWNVKRRILSDVGHVSNEEAGLALADVIGDRTKRIYLAHLSQDNNIKELARMTVAQTLENRGLAVGEQFALYDTDPKIATKLVYV
- a CDS encoding S1C family serine protease, which encodes MGYYDDHYGQYRQGQKNRRGWFLSAFVGAILGALLVLISIPALSDILPYDIASENGQVQNGETKTAPTVQQNVSVDVTSQLTKAIDKVSDAVVGVVNIQEANFWSQSSAEGTGSGVIYKKENGKAFVVTNHHVVENASQLEISLKDGTRVPAKLLGSDILMDLAVLEIDAKHVKKVAEFGNSDTVKLGEPVIAIGNPLGLQFAGSVTQGIISGTNRTVEVDLDQDGTPDWNAEVLQTDAAINPGNSGGALVNIEGQVIGINSMKIAQEEVEGIGFSIPINSAIPVISDLEKYGQVRRPYMGVELRSLSDISSYHLQATLHLPKDVTEGVAIIQVVPMSPAARAGLKQFDVIVALDGQKVRDVLDLRKYLYTKKSIGDKMKVTFYRDGKKHTVTMELERESF
- the yycF gene encoding response regulator YycF, with amino-acid sequence MEKRILVVDDEKPIADILQFNLQKEGYEVICAYDGEEALQKVEEVMPDLILLDIMLPQKDGMEVCREVRKKYDMPIIILTAKDSEIDKVLGLELGADDYVTKPFSTRELLARVRANLRRHSQTVAQEGTNDTNEIIIGSLVIRPDAYIVSKRGETIELTHREFELLHYLAKHIGQVMTREHLLQTVWGYDYYGDVRTVDVTVRRLREKIEDNPSHPSWIVTRRGVGYYLRNPEQE